A genomic segment from Ignavibacteriales bacterium encodes:
- a CDS encoding thymidine phosphorylase: MNTTELIRKKRNNENLTKEEILFFINNYTKNKIPDYQFSAFLMAVYFNGMSKDETFALTEAMLYSGKVLHLNSIPGSKIDKHSTGGVGDKTSLILAPIVAVAGIKVPMISGRGLGHSGGTLDKLEAIPGFNTNLSLSEYKKVLKKVGAVLIGQTKEIAPADKLIYALRDVTATVESIPLITGSIMSKKLAEGIDGLVLDIKTGNGAFMQKTQDAIELADSLIQTAKAFNKNVIGFVTDMNQPLGNYIGNWLEVYESIQVLRDGKKNDLTELSLILAGAMIFLGKKSKSLDEGIEEAIRILKSGKAFEKFVKIVKAQNGKTDLIFHPEKYPKSKFKEVIKANSVGYLSEVNTYEIGMAAIDLGAGRKTKDDKIDPKAGIIFNYKIGDTINKGVVLAELYSDSKSGLDNAKKRITNAIKISKSKPQELKLIKTIIN; encoded by the coding sequence ATGAATACAACAGAACTTATCCGTAAAAAAAGAAACAATGAAAATCTTACCAAAGAAGAAATTTTATTTTTTATTAATAATTACACAAAAAATAAAATACCAGATTACCAATTTTCTGCATTTTTAATGGCTGTATATTTTAATGGAATGAGTAAAGATGAAACGTTTGCATTAACGGAAGCCATGCTCTACAGTGGAAAAGTTTTACATCTTAATTCAATTCCAGGATCTAAAATAGATAAACACTCAACCGGTGGAGTTGGCGACAAAACATCTTTAATTCTTGCACCAATTGTTGCTGTGGCGGGAATAAAAGTTCCAATGATTTCGGGAAGGGGATTAGGACACTCTGGGGGAACGCTTGACAAGTTAGAAGCAATTCCAGGATTTAATACAAATCTTTCTTTATCGGAATATAAAAAAGTGCTTAAAAAAGTTGGCGCTGTATTAATTGGGCAAACAAAAGAAATTGCTCCTGCCGATAAACTTATTTATGCCTTGCGTGATGTAACTGCAACTGTTGAATCGATTCCACTTATTACCGGAAGTATAATGAGTAAAAAACTTGCCGAAGGAATTGATGGGCTTGTGCTTGATATTAAAACCGGTAACGGTGCATTTATGCAAAAAACACAAGATGCAATTGAACTAGCCGATTCACTTATCCAAACAGCAAAAGCATTTAATAAAAATGTTATTGGTTTTGTAACGGATATGAATCAACCTCTTGGAAATTATATAGGCAACTGGTTAGAAGTTTATGAATCAATTCAAGTTTTGCGTGATGGAAAGAAAAACGATTTAACGGAATTATCATTAATTCTTGCAGGAGCCATGATTTTTCTGGGTAAAAAATCAAAATCGCTTGATGAGGGAATAGAAGAAGCAATTAGAATCTTAAAATCAGGAAAAGCATTTGAAAAATTTGTTAAAATAGTTAAAGCACAAAATGGTAAAACGGATTTAATTTTTCATCCTGAAAAATATCCTAAATCAAAATTTAAAGAAGTGATAAAAGCTAACTCAGTCGGGTATTTATCAGAAGTAAATACTTACGAAATTGGAATGGCTGCAATAGATCTTGGTGCAGGAAGAAAAACAAAGGATGATAAAATAGATCCTAAAGCTGGAATAATTTTCAATTACAAAATTGGCGATACTATTAATAAAGGTGTTGTCCTTGCTGAATTGTATTCAGATTCCAAATCCGGACTGGATAATGCAAAGAAAAGAATTACAAACGCGATTAAAATTTCCAAATCTAAACCTCAAGAACTCAAGTTAATTAAAACTATTATTAATTAG
- the aspS gene encoding aspartate--tRNA ligase: MQFNRRTHTCGELREKNINEKVVLNGWVDRRRDLGGVIFIEIRDRHGITQVVFEPTFNEQAHHAAKDLRSEFVISIEGVVRKRPADTDNPELPTGHIDVMVNKLIVLNEAETPPFAIKDDIETHEDLRLKYRYLDLRRPKLQKSLILRHKMAQITRKYFDENGFVEVETPVLMKSTPEGARDFLVPSRMHKGKFYALPQSPQTYKQLLMVSGMDRYFQIVKCFRDEDLRADRQLEFTQIDVEMSFIDQEDIFTIVEGLMKQFFKEVWDRELHTPLPRFSFDEAMEKYGSDKPDVRFPLEMKTLNNIFTNTEFKVFKDAIDNKGIVTGLLAPGCGDYTRNQLDVLTDFVKGHGAKGLIWIRVKEDELESPTMKFFTDEEKKNLTESLNAKAGDLIFILSGSKLKTLNTMGTLRLEMAKRLDLIKEDSEPKLIWVTDFPLFEWDEETGRFYAMHHPFTSPKVEDIPLMSSDPGKVKARAYDLVLNGNEIAGGSIRIHNSELQAKMFKSLGISDEEAQYKFGFLMNAFKFGAPPHGGIAFGFDRMAMIFAGEHSIRDVIAFPKTASAVSLMDDSPSLVDESQLKELHIKVR; the protein is encoded by the coding sequence ATGCAATTTAATAGAAGAACACATACTTGTGGCGAACTGCGCGAAAAAAACATTAATGAAAAAGTAGTGCTTAACGGCTGGGTTGATAGAAGACGTGATTTAGGAGGAGTAATATTTATTGAAATCCGTGATAGACATGGAATCACTCAAGTTGTTTTTGAACCAACGTTTAATGAGCAAGCACATCATGCAGCAAAGGATTTAAGAAGCGAATTTGTTATCTCAATTGAGGGAGTTGTTAGAAAACGTCCTGCAGATACAGATAATCCAGAACTTCCAACCGGACATATTGATGTAATGGTAAATAAATTGATTGTTTTAAACGAAGCAGAAACGCCGCCATTTGCAATTAAAGATGATATTGAAACTCACGAAGATCTAAGATTAAAATATAGATATCTTGATTTGCGAAGGCCAAAGTTACAGAAAAGCCTTATTTTAAGGCATAAAATGGCTCAAATAACTCGCAAGTATTTTGATGAAAATGGTTTTGTTGAAGTTGAAACTCCTGTGTTAATGAAAAGCACCCCTGAAGGTGCAAGAGATTTTCTTGTTCCAAGCAGAATGCACAAAGGGAAGTTTTATGCACTCCCACAATCACCGCAAACTTACAAGCAATTGCTTATGGTATCGGGAATGGATAGATATTTTCAGATTGTAAAGTGTTTTAGAGATGAAGATTTGCGTGCCGATAGACAACTTGAATTTACTCAGATAGATGTTGAAATGTCTTTTATAGATCAGGAAGATATTTTTACGATTGTTGAAGGATTGATGAAACAATTCTTTAAAGAAGTTTGGGATCGTGAATTACATACGCCCCTACCCAGGTTTTCTTTTGATGAAGCGATGGAAAAATATGGCAGTGATAAGCCCGATGTTCGATTTCCACTTGAAATGAAAACGCTAAATAATATCTTTACTAACACGGAATTTAAAGTATTTAAAGATGCAATTGATAACAAAGGGATTGTAACCGGTTTGTTAGCACCAGGCTGTGGAGATTATACCCGGAATCAGCTTGATGTACTTACAGATTTTGTAAAAGGACACGGGGCAAAAGGACTGATTTGGATTCGAGTAAAAGAGGATGAACTAGAATCTCCGACAATGAAATTTTTTACCGATGAAGAGAAGAAAAATCTTACAGAATCTTTAAATGCAAAAGCAGGAGATTTGATTTTTATTTTATCCGGATCAAAACTGAAAACGCTTAACACTATGGGCACACTTAGATTAGAAATGGCGAAGCGTTTAGACCTTATAAAAGAAGATTCAGAGCCAAAATTAATATGGGTTACTGACTTCCCTTTATTTGAGTGGGATGAAGAAACCGGTAGATTTTACGCAATGCATCACCCTTTTACTTCTCCAAAAGTAGAAGATATACCATTAATGTCATCAGATCCAGGTAAGGTTAAAGCTCGTGCATACGATTTAGTTCTAAACGGAAACGAAATCGCTGGTGGAAGTATTAGAATTCATAATTCAGAATTACAGGCAAAAATGTTCAAATCACTTGGTATTTCTGATGAAGAAGCACAGTACAAATTTGGATTTTTGATGAATGCATTCAAATTTGGCGCTCCTCCGCACGGAGGGATTGCCTTTGGATTCGATCGAATGGCAATGATATTCGCAGGGGAACATTCAATTCGTGATGTTATTGCCTTCCCCAAAACAGCAAGTGCCGTGTCTCTAATGGATGATTCGCCATCGTTAGTTGATGAGAGTCAGTTGAAAGAGTTACATATTAAGGTTAGATAG
- a CDS encoding type II secretion system F family protein — translation MVEYKFTAQKLNGQAISGTLTAETTSDGKKKIQRLAEKNQLKLITVEKKSTFLYKAQKGTDKPIRGEQKAFNKKEVEDALARLGYKVVSLNKKLLDFQAKPPVGEIVTFVKISSELLDQKLAYGEILTLLINDTENLTLKNTLKEINNELKKGADSQATFLKYQDIFGKFTAYMLGLASKSGNMAEIYRATAKFLERNQEFKKNMRSALITPMVTVFVLFLAVLFYVGYIFPETAKLFVRFGVELPPMTAFTLKVSDFLMENPYLVAAFCIIPPLALWQYSRTTKGKYVIDQYILKMPVIGSLIHKTLIEVFCRVFYTLYSGSAESIEPIRIAAEAAGNTYFEDKVKNVAIPLMVKKGVGVTDAFEACGVFTETALSRFHSGEETGTIKNTALQLANYYETETVYKLKNLIELIQVAIAMFIMVVMILLTLVSAETATVRPKTPGTAVITKTIDGNIS, via the coding sequence ATGGTAGAGTATAAATTCACAGCTCAGAAACTTAATGGTCAAGCCATTTCTGGAACTTTAACTGCAGAGACTACTTCGGATGGTAAGAAAAAAATTCAACGTCTTGCAGAAAAAAATCAATTGAAATTAATAACAGTTGAAAAAAAATCCACCTTTCTATATAAAGCCCAAAAAGGTACTGACAAACCTATACGTGGTGAACAAAAAGCTTTTAATAAAAAAGAAGTTGAAGATGCTTTAGCCAGACTTGGATATAAAGTTGTATCTCTAAATAAAAAATTATTAGACTTCCAGGCAAAGCCCCCCGTCGGAGAAATAGTTACATTTGTTAAAATCAGTTCTGAATTACTCGATCAAAAATTAGCTTACGGTGAAATTCTTACTCTCTTAATAAATGACACAGAAAATCTTACTCTAAAAAATACCCTTAAAGAAATTAACAACGAGTTAAAAAAGGGAGCAGATAGTCAGGCAACTTTTTTAAAGTATCAGGATATTTTTGGAAAGTTTACTGCTTATATGCTTGGTCTAGCATCCAAAAGCGGTAATATGGCTGAGATATATAGAGCAACAGCAAAGTTTTTAGAGAGAAATCAAGAATTTAAAAAAAATATGCGTAGTGCTCTTATCACCCCAATGGTAACAGTGTTTGTTCTTTTTCTTGCCGTTCTATTTTATGTCGGATATATTTTTCCCGAAACGGCAAAATTATTTGTCCGCTTTGGGGTGGAACTACCTCCAATGACAGCATTTACTTTAAAAGTAAGTGACTTTTTAATGGAGAACCCATACCTGGTTGCTGCGTTTTGTATTATTCCTCCTTTAGCTCTTTGGCAGTATTCAAGAACCACTAAAGGCAAGTATGTTATAGACCAGTATATATTGAAGATGCCGGTAATTGGTTCACTGATTCACAAAACCTTGATAGAAGTTTTCTGTCGAGTGTTTTACACTCTATACAGTGGTTCGGCTGAAAGTATCGAACCTATTAGAATCGCAGCAGAAGCGGCTGGAAATACTTACTTTGAAGACAAAGTTAAAAATGTTGCAATACCATTGATGGTAAAAAAGGGTGTTGGTGTTACAGATGCTTTTGAAGCTTGTGGAGTTTTTACTGAAACAGCTCTTTCCAGATTCCATTCTGGCGAGGAAACTGGAACAATTAAAAATACAGCTTTACAATTAGCTAATTATTATGAAACTGAAACTGTTTACAAATTAAAAAACCTTATTGAGCTTATACAAGTTGCCATTGCAATGTTTATTATGGTTGTAATGATTTTATTAACTTTGGTATCAGCAGAAACAGCTACTGTGCGTCCCAAGACTCCTGGTACAGCAGTAATAACAAAAACTATTGATGGAAATATTTCATGA
- the tadA gene encoding Flp pilus assembly complex ATPase component TadA, giving the protein MIDTNLEMTDKIGYLLFKKGIIDGQMLEKALAAKTNDKSKIKRNLAQILVQDFKFDHDVIFREVAILYAFRELETRPEEVPESRLESIKGMITGNGEAIKQQILEHKIIPFMFDERNKDKLIIAAIDPTDRNIPKIAFGLNAKKYEVIFIKKQDYEKLINIILPPENEFLKAMEENIQMDTDEREDSSLDEQELDAEINKSALINLVEGALVEGVRKGASDIHFIPRSGNKTHVMFRIDGNLQTWYIQEGTLPEAVVAVVKDRARGMDRFEREMAQDGFIQREIDNIVIRFRVSILPMVGTELKNKFETVVIRILDDRKVVRDLDKLGLAGTARKSFEKAINQPQGMVILTGPTGSGKSTTLVAALYQVISPEVNVLTVEDPVEYVIEGARQLKIGYKMNFEQAIRSILRHDPDIVLVGEMRDKETAEIAIKLANTGHLTFSTLHTNDAPSAVSRLFKMGIEPFLIAYAINLIVAQRLVRRLCPKCKKKVINFDEGLMAAAELNIAEWRNYTIYETVGCDECNGTGYKGRLAIHEALYFTKEIRQLIVKAGEDVDEESLRLQARKDGSLTLREAGLEKVKMGLTSIEEVLASTSEA; this is encoded by the coding sequence ATGATCGATACTAATCTCGAGATGACAGATAAAATTGGTTATCTTCTTTTTAAAAAGGGAATAATTGATGGACAGATGCTCGAGAAAGCACTTGCTGCAAAAACAAATGATAAAAGTAAAATCAAAAGAAATCTTGCACAAATTTTAGTACAGGATTTTAAGTTTGATCATGATGTGATTTTCCGTGAAGTAGCTATACTTTATGCTTTTCGAGAATTAGAAACCCGCCCTGAAGAAGTACCTGAAAGCAGACTTGAATCGATAAAAGGTATGATTACCGGCAATGGGGAGGCTATTAAACAACAAATTCTTGAACATAAAATTATCCCTTTTATGTTTGATGAGCGTAATAAAGACAAACTAATTATCGCTGCCATCGATCCCACTGACAGAAACATCCCTAAAATTGCTTTCGGTTTAAATGCAAAAAAATATGAAGTCATCTTCATAAAAAAACAAGACTACGAAAAACTCATTAACATTATTCTTCCGCCTGAAAATGAATTTCTTAAAGCGATGGAAGAAAATATTCAGATGGATACCGATGAGCGAGAAGATTCTTCACTTGATGAACAGGAACTTGATGCAGAGATTAATAAAAGTGCATTAATAAATCTTGTTGAGGGGGCTTTAGTTGAGGGTGTAAGAAAAGGTGCAAGTGATATACACTTTATCCCCCGTTCAGGAAATAAAACACATGTAATGTTCCGTATCGATGGAAACTTACAAACATGGTATATTCAGGAGGGCACACTTCCGGAAGCAGTAGTTGCAGTTGTTAAAGATCGTGCAAGGGGAATGGATAGATTTGAAAGGGAAATGGCGCAGGATGGTTTTATCCAAAGAGAAATTGATAATATAGTTATTAGATTTAGAGTTTCAATTCTACCAATGGTAGGCACAGAACTTAAAAATAAATTTGAAACTGTTGTAATCAGAATTCTGGATGATAGAAAAGTTGTCAGGGATCTTGATAAGCTTGGACTCGCAGGCACTGCGAGGAAGTCTTTTGAGAAAGCTATTAACCAGCCGCAGGGAATGGTTATCTTAACAGGGCCGACGGGTAGTGGAAAAAGCACAACACTTGTAGCCGCACTTTACCAGGTAATATCACCTGAGGTAAATGTACTAACTGTTGAAGATCCTGTTGAGTATGTTATTGAAGGTGCAAGGCAGCTAAAGATTGGTTATAAAATGAATTTTGAACAGGCTATTCGATCAATACTAAGGCATGATCCGGATATTGTTCTTGTAGGTGAGATGAGAGATAAAGAGACAGCCGAGATTGCAATAAAACTTGCTAACACCGGTCACTTAACATTTTCTACTCTTCACACCAACGATGCACCAAGTGCTGTTTCAAGATTGTTTAAGATGGGAATCGAACCATTTCTTATTGCTTATGCTATTAATCTTATCGTGGCTCAGAGGTTGGTTAGAAGACTGTGCCCCAAGTGTAAAAAGAAAGTGATAAATTTTGATGAGGGGTTGATGGCTGCAGCAGAATTAAACATTGCAGAATGGCGAAATTACACGATCTATGAGACTGTGGGATGTGACGAATGCAACGGAACTGGATATAAAGGAAGACTTGCAATTCATGAAGCACTTTATTTTACAAAGGAAATTAGACAGCTTATTGTAAAAGCCGGTGAAGATGTTGATGAAGAGAGTTTAAGATTACAAGCACGTAAAGATGGATCATTAACACTGAGGGAAGCTGGATTGGAAAAAGTGAAGATGGGTCTTACTTCTATTGAAGAAGTACTTGCAAGCACCAGCGAAGCGTAA